In one window of Duganella dendranthematis DNA:
- the cobI gene encoding precorrin-2 C(20)-methyltransferase, translated as MTDQATKPGTLWGISLGPGDPGLITRAAWEALQRRDTIWVYPARSGKTPSYAFDIVVRSGVTPPDHHTQLLFPMTHDGEKLGRAWLRAADTVLPWLREGRDVLFLVEGDASTYATFGHLARTVNAIDPQVPVQIIAGVNSFTAACAKVPVPFSEQDDTVAIVPAAYGVSAVDRLLPDFDTLILMKVKPILDELIDWMQRRDLLDGAHFIERVGAPDERRFSGNDILTLRGTKVSYLSLLIIKHPHRIRGERIKGCLRKDGPQPHSLETTA; from the coding sequence ATGACTGATCAAGCGACTAAGCCCGGCACCTTATGGGGCATCTCGCTCGGCCCCGGCGACCCTGGCCTGATCACGCGCGCCGCGTGGGAAGCGCTTCAACGCCGCGACACCATCTGGGTCTACCCGGCACGCAGCGGCAAGACGCCCAGCTACGCCTTCGATATCGTGGTGCGCTCCGGCGTCACCCCGCCCGATCATCACACGCAACTGCTGTTCCCGATGACGCATGACGGCGAAAAGCTTGGCCGCGCATGGCTGCGCGCCGCCGACACCGTGTTGCCCTGGCTGCGCGAAGGCCGCGACGTGCTGTTCCTGGTGGAAGGCGACGCCAGTACTTACGCCACCTTCGGCCACCTGGCCCGCACCGTCAACGCCATCGACCCGCAGGTGCCGGTGCAGATCATCGCCGGCGTCAACTCTTTCACCGCCGCCTGCGCCAAGGTGCCGGTGCCGTTCTCTGAGCAGGACGACACGGTCGCCATCGTGCCGGCAGCCTACGGCGTTAGCGCGGTGGACCGCCTGCTGCCGGACTTTGACACGCTGATCCTGATGAAGGTAAAACCCATCCTCGACGAATTGATCGACTGGATGCAACGCCGCGACTTGCTGGACGGCGCGCACTTCATCGAACGCGTCGGCGCGCCGGACGAACGCCGGTTCAGCGGCAACGACATCCTCACGCTGCGCGGCACCAAAGTCAGCTACCTGTCGCTGCTCATCATCAAACATCCGCACCGCATTCGCGGTGAACGCATCAAGGGCTGCCTGCGCAAGGATGGCCCACAACCTCACTCCCTGGAGACCACTGCATGA
- the cobJ gene encoding precorrin-3B C(17)-methyltransferase, which produces MSGAGKIMLVGIGPGSVEHMTQRARDAIAEADVVIGYVTYIKLVADLIEGKEIIRKSMTEELDRAISALEAARAGKKVALISSGDAGVYGMAGPTYEVLFQSGWTPDDPVQVEIIPGASALNSCAALVGAPLTHDFCAISLSDLLTPWPTIARRLDAVAMADFVVALYNPKSGRRTRQIVEAQRLFLRHRRPDTPVAIVKSGYRRRQNIVFTTLDSMAEADIGMLSTVLIGNSNTFVRHGLMVTPRGYANKYDMEEGGATREGEKAGRSLSTGLLGWLETLQAEHAAGDSIETLAARHRLPADYIRDTLNEPVEAEAAASEESEA; this is translated from the coding sequence ATGAGTGGAGCAGGAAAAATCATGCTGGTGGGGATTGGCCCCGGCAGCGTAGAACACATGACGCAGCGCGCGCGCGACGCCATCGCCGAAGCGGATGTGGTGATCGGCTACGTCACCTACATCAAGCTGGTGGCCGATCTGATCGAAGGCAAGGAGATCATCCGCAAGTCGATGACCGAAGAGCTGGACCGCGCCATCAGCGCGCTGGAAGCGGCGCGCGCCGGCAAGAAGGTGGCGCTGATTTCCTCGGGCGATGCGGGCGTCTACGGCATGGCCGGTCCGACCTATGAAGTGTTGTTCCAGTCCGGCTGGACGCCGGACGATCCGGTGCAGGTGGAAATCATCCCCGGCGCCTCGGCGCTGAACAGCTGCGCCGCGCTGGTTGGCGCGCCGCTGACGCACGATTTCTGCGCGATCTCGCTGTCCGACCTGCTGACGCCGTGGCCGACCATCGCCCGCCGGCTGGACGCTGTGGCCATGGCCGATTTCGTGGTCGCGCTGTACAACCCGAAGAGCGGCCGCCGCACGCGCCAGATCGTCGAAGCGCAGCGCCTGTTCCTGCGCCATCGCCGCCCGGACACCCCGGTGGCTATCGTCAAGAGCGGTTACCGCCGCCGCCAGAACATCGTCTTCACCACGCTCGATTCGATGGCCGAAGCCGACATCGGCATGCTCAGCACGGTCCTGATCGGCAACAGCAACACCTTCGTGCGCCACGGCCTGATGGTGACGCCGCGCGGCTACGCCAACAAGTACGATATGGAAGAGGGCGGCGCCACGCGCGAAGGCGAGAAGGCAGGCCGTTCGCTGTCGACCGGCCTGCTGGGCTGGCTGGAAACGCTGCAGGCCGAACACGCGGCCGGCGACAGCATCGAGACGCTGGCCGCGCGCCACCGCCTGCCGGCCGACTATATCCGCGACACGTTGAATGAACCGGTGGAGGCCGAAGCCGCCGCCAGCGAGGAGAGCGAAGCATGA
- a CDS encoding cobalamin biosynthesis central domain-containing protein produces MSTIINQPAPRVCLVAITKHGAAQAARLAVDLPEADICTSAKFAATFAEASNTVRAYDGALRDEIGPLFAGYDQIIFFVSLGAVVRLIAPHLRSKDEDPGIIVVDDAGQYVIPVLSGHVGGANEWSERIADLLGAAPVLTTASDVGRTIPVDILGRHLGWKVEAPKINITRVSAHVVNGEPIAFVQEAGSPDWWTRPTPLPENIHRFTSFDEVPLDRYAALLWVTHAEVPAERWTALTERLVVYRPPQDA; encoded by the coding sequence ATGAGCACCATCATCAATCAGCCGGCACCGCGCGTATGCCTGGTCGCCATCACCAAGCACGGCGCCGCACAAGCCGCGCGTCTGGCCGTCGACCTGCCGGAAGCGGATATCTGCACCTCGGCCAAATTCGCCGCCACGTTCGCGGAAGCCAGCAACACCGTGCGCGCCTACGACGGCGCACTGCGCGACGAAATCGGCCCGCTGTTTGCCGGCTATGACCAGATCATCTTCTTCGTCTCACTGGGCGCCGTGGTGCGCCTGATCGCGCCGCACCTGCGCAGCAAGGACGAAGACCCAGGCATCATCGTGGTGGACGACGCCGGCCAGTACGTGATTCCGGTGTTGTCCGGCCACGTCGGCGGCGCCAATGAGTGGAGCGAGCGTATTGCCGACCTGCTGGGCGCCGCGCCGGTGCTGACCACCGCCTCCGACGTCGGCCGCACCATTCCGGTCGATATCCTGGGACGCCACCTGGGCTGGAAGGTGGAAGCGCCGAAGATCAACATCACGCGCGTGTCCGCCCACGTGGTCAACGGCGAACCAATCGCCTTCGTGCAGGAAGCCGGCAGCCCGGATTGGTGGACCCGTCCGACGCCGCTGCCGGAGAACATCCACCGCTTCACCAGCTTTGACGAGGTGCCGCTGGACCGCTACGCCGCGCTGCTGTGGGTGACGCACGCCGAGGTGCCGGCCGAACGCTGGACTGCGCTGACCGAACGCCTGGTGGTCTACCGCCCGCCGCAGGACGCATGA
- a CDS encoding DUF4852 domain-containing protein, with amino-acid sequence MRHSFRLLPAASLLTLALLAACGDKTTTAPAGADAKPNLADAAKPAVMAEQAKEQARAALPKGDPNTPASSYTDIESGNQLMFAYLGVAGMPIDYNEVATSYSRDYATASDEFKKNDLLKALKLKIDAGVAQAAQQRYVKLDIPSPVQKYDFEKKGFPLDSSVWEKGSYRYFGDNSSYKIGFNNGASFRYLNVPEEDKARVIEGLRSKYESMHLVVYGYVQDADVSKKVVQAQILKVELVDKKGNVLASQAAQ; translated from the coding sequence ATGCGCCACTCATTCCGTCTCCTCCCTGCCGCCAGCCTGCTGACGCTGGCCCTGCTGGCCGCTTGCGGCGACAAGACCACCACCGCACCGGCCGGCGCCGACGCCAAGCCGAATCTGGCCGACGCCGCCAAACCCGCCGTCATGGCCGAACAAGCCAAGGAACAAGCGCGCGCCGCCCTGCCGAAAGGCGATCCGAACACGCCGGCCAGCAGCTACACCGACATCGAAAGCGGCAACCAGCTGATGTTCGCCTACCTCGGCGTGGCCGGCATGCCGATCGACTACAACGAAGTGGCGACCAGCTACTCGCGCGACTACGCCACCGCCTCCGACGAGTTCAAGAAGAACGACCTGCTGAAAGCGCTGAAACTGAAGATCGATGCCGGCGTGGCGCAGGCGGCGCAGCAGCGCTACGTCAAGCTGGACATCCCTAGCCCGGTGCAGAAATACGACTTCGAGAAAAAAGGCTTCCCGCTCGATTCGTCGGTGTGGGAGAAAGGATCGTACCGCTACTTTGGTGACAACAGCAGCTACAAGATCGGTTTCAACAACGGTGCCAGCTTCCGCTATCTCAACGTGCCGGAAGAAGACAAGGCGCGCGTGATCGAAGGCTTACGCAGCAAGTACGAGTCCATGCACCTGGTGGTGTACGGCTATGTACAGGACGCCGACGTCAGCAAGAAAGTGGTGCAGGCGCAGATCCTCAAGGTCGAGCTGGTCGACAAAAAAGGCAACGTACTGGCCAGCCAGGCCGCTCAATAA
- a CDS encoding RNA polymerase sigma factor, translating into MSTPTLAPSELLAAMAGGDQRALDALYRGWSRKVRVFAHARLLRCGLDADAIADEVTVDVFHDLWRAPLRYDGRIEFASWLLTLTRNKTVDQIRRHGKRQAAEVLLDEEGELEQAAATHLEMMAPSPMVLQENAQRRSAVLNCLRRLRNPLQRESLTLWALEDMSVVEIARIQGTVEGTVKSRLFHGRLNLRQCLERWFVQEGGRHG; encoded by the coding sequence TTGAGTACGCCCACGCTGGCGCCCAGCGAGCTGCTGGCGGCCATGGCCGGTGGCGACCAGCGCGCGCTCGATGCGCTGTATCGCGGCTGGTCGCGCAAGGTGCGGGTGTTTGCCCATGCCAGGCTGCTGCGTTGTGGATTGGATGCGGACGCCATCGCCGACGAAGTTACGGTCGATGTGTTTCATGATTTGTGGCGAGCGCCGCTGCGTTACGACGGTCGTATTGAATTCGCCAGCTGGCTGCTCACGCTGACGCGCAACAAGACGGTCGATCAGATTCGTCGCCACGGCAAGCGTCAGGCGGCGGAAGTGCTGCTCGATGAAGAGGGTGAGCTGGAGCAGGCGGCCGCCACCCACTTGGAGATGATGGCGCCGAGTCCGATGGTGTTGCAGGAGAATGCGCAGCGCCGCTCGGCGGTGCTGAATTGCTTGCGCCGGCTGCGCAATCCGCTGCAGCGCGAGAGCCTGACGTTGTGGGCATTGGAAGATATGTCGGTGGTCGAGATCGCCCGCATTCAAGGGACGGTGGAGGGGACCGTCAAGAGCCGGCTGTTCCATGGCCGGCTCAATTTGCGCCAGTGCCTGGAGCGCTGGTTTGTACAGGAAGGTGGCCGTCATGGATGA
- the cbiE gene encoding precorrin-6y C5,15-methyltransferase (decarboxylating) subunit CbiE yields MEIKDPNPCRVIGVLDDGVASLNATALALLRSADVIIGGARTLALLEREFKTGSVRHDLTGKLKEVPEWVRAARADNLACVVLATGDPLCHGIAPYLAQHLCVEALDILPNLSTLQLACARIGLAWQDARIVSVHAKDAGEWQRGAKPGHGLYALAQATRQHARLLILTSPDNSPDRIARLLVAEGLGDDFLMAVAENLLQPEERVLAELTPQQAAEMTFAALNVVLLWRITPAARPVRFGLADTEFAQRQPEKGLITKQEVRAVSLARLQLHADSVVWDIGAGSGSVGLEAARLCPQGHVYAIEKNDADFGIAGQNHAAFGISNYSLHLGKAPEQLDTWPDPDAVFIGGSGGELAGLIAGTIARLRPNGTLVMNFVTLENLATATATLQAMEGVSWDVLQLQASRSKPILHMHRMAAENPVWIVCARREANND; encoded by the coding sequence ATGGAAATCAAAGATCCCAATCCCTGCCGCGTCATCGGCGTGCTAGATGACGGTGTCGCCAGCCTGAACGCCACCGCGCTCGCCTTGCTGCGCAGTGCTGATGTGATCATCGGCGGCGCGCGCACGCTGGCGCTGCTGGAACGCGAATTCAAAACCGGCTCGGTGCGTCACGACCTCACCGGCAAACTGAAAGAAGTGCCGGAGTGGGTCCGCGCCGCGCGGGCCGACAACCTGGCCTGCGTGGTGCTGGCCACCGGCGACCCGCTATGCCATGGCATTGCACCGTATCTGGCGCAGCACCTGTGCGTGGAAGCGCTGGATATCCTGCCCAACCTGTCGACCTTGCAGCTGGCCTGCGCGCGCATAGGCCTGGCGTGGCAGGATGCGCGCATCGTCTCGGTGCACGCCAAGGATGCCGGCGAGTGGCAGCGTGGCGCCAAGCCGGGTCACGGTCTGTACGCGCTGGCGCAAGCCACGCGCCAGCATGCGCGCCTGCTGATCCTGACCAGCCCCGATAACTCGCCCGACCGCATCGCGCGCCTGCTGGTGGCGGAAGGACTCGGCGACGACTTCCTGATGGCGGTGGCGGAAAACCTGCTGCAACCGGAAGAGCGCGTGCTGGCCGAACTGACGCCGCAGCAAGCGGCCGAGATGACGTTCGCCGCGCTCAACGTGGTGCTGCTGTGGCGCATAACGCCAGCCGCGCGACCGGTGCGATTCGGCTTGGCCGACACGGAGTTTGCGCAACGCCAGCCGGAGAAGGGTCTGATCACCAAGCAGGAAGTCCGCGCCGTCAGCCTGGCGCGCCTGCAACTGCATGCGGACAGCGTGGTGTGGGACATCGGCGCCGGTTCCGGCTCGGTGGGGCTGGAGGCGGCGCGTCTTTGCCCGCAAGGCCACGTCTACGCGATTGAAAAGAACGACGCCGATTTCGGCATCGCCGGACAGAATCACGCGGCCTTCGGCATCAGCAACTACAGCCTGCATCTTGGCAAAGCGCCGGAGCAGCTGGACACTTGGCCCGATCCGGACGCTGTCTTCATCGGTGGCTCCGGCGGCGAACTGGCGGGACTCATCGCCGGCACCATCGCGCGTCTGCGTCCCAACGGCACGCTGGTGATGAACTTCGTCACGCTGGAAAACCTCGCCACCGCCACCGCCACGCTGCAAGCGATGGAAGGCGTCAGCTGGGACGTGCTGCAACTGCAAGCCTCGCGCAGCAAGCCTATCCTGCACATGCACCGCATGGCGGCCGAGAATCCGGTATGGATCGTCTGCGCGCGCCGGGAGGCCAATAATGACTGA
- a CDS encoding precorrin-8X methylmutase: MSTVNTVTEQLTRAGQVIEHDSFAIIDAEVGPHTYTEGQWPIVRRMIHANADFDFNGLTDFHADAVEAGVQAMLKGGTPVVADVEMICSGLSQPRLGHFDMKPHQFISDPDVIETAKAEDTTRAVQAMRKAHRLGLLDNAIIGIGNAPTALIEVVRLIREEGVKPALVVGMPVGFVSAAESKDLMAELTDVPWIVIRGRKGGSTLVVATLHALLSLAEARQKATP, translated from the coding sequence ATGAGCACCGTGAACACCGTCACCGAGCAGCTAACGCGCGCCGGCCAGGTTATTGAGCACGACAGCTTCGCCATCATCGACGCCGAAGTCGGCCCGCACACGTACACCGAAGGTCAATGGCCCATCGTGCGGCGCATGATCCACGCCAACGCCGATTTCGATTTCAACGGCCTGACCGACTTCCATGCAGACGCAGTGGAAGCTGGCGTCCAGGCTATGCTAAAAGGCGGCACACCAGTCGTTGCCGACGTTGAAATGATCTGCTCCGGCCTGTCGCAACCGCGCCTCGGCCACTTCGACATGAAGCCCCACCAGTTCATCAGCGACCCGGATGTCATCGAAACCGCCAAGGCCGAAGACACCACGCGCGCCGTGCAGGCGATGCGCAAGGCGCACCGTCTCGGCCTGCTGGACAACGCCATCATCGGCATCGGCAACGCCCCTACCGCTTTGATCGAAGTGGTACGCCTGATCCGCGAAGAAGGCGTGAAGCCCGCGCTGGTGGTCGGCATGCCGGTGGGCTTCGTCTCCGCCGCCGAATCCAAAGACCTGATGGCCGAACTGACCGACGTGCCGTGGATCGTCATCCGTGGCCGCAAAGGTGGCTCCACGCTGGTGGTGGCAACGCTGCACGCGCTGCTGTCGCTGGCCGAAGCACGCCAGAAGGCCACGCCATGA
- the ssb gene encoding single-stranded DNA-binding protein → MASVNKVIIVGNLGRDPEIRYMPSGDAIANIAVATSYKSKDRNTGEQKELTEWHRISFFGRLAEIVGQYLKKGSSVYVEGRLQTRKYTDKDGVEKYATDIIAENMQMLGGRAGGGDAGMDDGNSYGGGGGYEAPPQRQAPAPRPQMAAPAPAPRPAPRPAPNFSDMDDDIPF, encoded by the coding sequence ATGGCATCAGTCAACAAAGTCATCATCGTCGGCAATCTGGGTCGCGATCCTGAAATTCGCTACATGCCTAGCGGTGATGCGATCGCCAACATCGCCGTGGCGACCTCGTATAAATCGAAAGACCGTAACACCGGTGAGCAGAAAGAGCTGACCGAGTGGCACCGTATTTCGTTCTTCGGCCGTCTGGCGGAAATCGTCGGCCAGTACCTGAAAAAAGGTTCGTCGGTCTACGTCGAAGGCCGTCTGCAGACCCGTAAGTACACCGATAAAGATGGCGTAGAGAAATACGCAACCGACATCATCGCGGAAAACATGCAGATGCTGGGTGGCCGCGCAGGTGGCGGCGACGCCGGCATGGACGATGGCAACAGCTACGGCGGTGGCGGTGGCTACGAAGCCCCACCACAGCGCCAGGCTCCGGCCCCGCGCCCGCAGATGGCGGCCCCGGCGCCAGCACCACGCCCAGCCCCGCGTCCAGCACCGAACTTCTCGGACATGGATGATGATATTCCGTTCTAA
- a CDS encoding caspase family protein, giving the protein MRGRLLVLLLAAAAGIGAPAAAAERYALLVGVSAMPALPRSAWLNGPRYDVPAMRSALLAQGFSATHIISLADGVDGAAAPTRSAILTQLTQLGKTLRPDDVLVLYWSGHGLLMPGQPGVWQTPSGQQVHLLTRDARIDAHNRQLSGSISSADIGRAIDTLAARQVQVVALFDSCYAAGSTRGDPGLAWRGLSSAALGWAPRPASLGGRRPASERADMPPPDSAATPHERPLFIGFFAAEPQQRSAEALSSDYAGQARGIFTRALIAGLGDSPASYLAWASATNQHYREALDARQLPASARPSPVYAGTLEQALWTAAGAPVLWPVRQDGRGWYVPYGRLDGLQAGDLLQRGASTWRITDVNWGEARLAVTDSTAAAGDGASRLLANTTLDGGSTGLQRTGTMPAGGWASRLPANTAAASAAPVGTSAGASTVAVLGRQGGARTVSVTLPGRGAVRLRVADKELPALRARAASLAALLALPSTAAAAPLLQARIEIQAPGQAAISLPFADRDLGLLTPGTRLRVVVENGGEDSVDAGIVHLPLSGPATRVFPPFEGDSNRLPPGTPIQISRFEREFEVTAQGAAGAPEWLALVAAPAASGAMPRRFALLDALRNNLAAPAERGASLAAGHNPDQAQVARVSWRVATGGGQ; this is encoded by the coding sequence ATGCGTGGCCGGCTGCTCGTCTTGTTGTTGGCCGCTGCCGCTGGCATCGGCGCACCAGCGGCGGCAGCCGAGCGCTACGCGCTGCTGGTCGGCGTTTCGGCCATGCCGGCCTTGCCGCGCAGCGCCTGGTTGAACGGGCCGCGTTACGACGTGCCGGCCATGCGCAGCGCGCTGCTGGCGCAAGGCTTCTCCGCTACCCATATCATCAGCCTGGCCGACGGTGTCGACGGCGCGGCAGCACCGACCCGCAGCGCCATCCTCACCCAGTTGACGCAACTCGGCAAAACGCTACGGCCGGACGATGTGCTGGTGCTCTACTGGTCGGGCCACGGCTTGCTGATGCCGGGACAGCCGGGCGTGTGGCAAACACCATCCGGCCAGCAAGTGCATCTGTTGACGCGTGACGCCCGCATCGATGCGCATAACCGGCAGCTGTCGGGCAGCATCAGCAGTGCCGACATCGGCCGCGCTATCGACACGCTGGCGGCGCGCCAGGTGCAGGTGGTGGCGCTGTTTGACAGTTGCTACGCGGCCGGCAGCACGCGCGGTGATCCCGGCCTGGCGTGGCGCGGTCTGTCCAGCGCGGCGCTGGGATGGGCGCCACGGCCGGCCAGTCTGGGCGGTCGGCGTCCGGCCAGTGAGCGTGCAGACATGCCGCCGCCGGACAGCGCGGCCACGCCGCATGAACGGCCATTGTTCATTGGCTTCTTTGCCGCCGAGCCGCAGCAGCGCAGCGCCGAAGCGCTCAGCAGCGACTATGCCGGCCAGGCCCGCGGCATCTTCACGCGCGCGCTGATCGCCGGTTTGGGCGATAGTCCTGCCAGCTATCTGGCCTGGGCCAGCGCCACCAACCAGCACTATCGCGAGGCGCTGGACGCTCGGCAGCTGCCGGCCAGTGCCCGGCCGTCGCCGGTGTATGCCGGCACGCTGGAGCAGGCCTTGTGGACGGCGGCCGGTGCGCCGGTGCTGTGGCCGGTGCGGCAGGATGGACGCGGCTGGTATGTGCCCTATGGCCGTCTTGATGGCTTGCAGGCGGGCGATCTATTGCAGCGTGGCGCCAGCACCTGGCGCATCACCGACGTCAACTGGGGCGAGGCACGGCTGGCCGTCACCGACAGCACGGCAGCAGCCGGCGACGGCGCTAGCAGGTTGCTGGCCAACACCACACTTGACGGCGGCAGCACCGGCCTGCAACGCACCGGCACGATGCCGGCTGGCGGCTGGGCTAGCCGGCTGCCGGCCAACACAGCGGCTGCCAGCGCCGCGCCTGTCGGTACGTCCGCTGGCGCATCTACGGTTGCCGTCCTCGGCCGGCAGGGCGGCGCACGCACGGTCAGCGTTACGCTGCCCGGTCGCGGCGCGGTACGCTTGCGGGTAGCAGACAAGGAACTGCCGGCCCTGCGTGCGCGCGCCGCCAGCCTCGCCGCCTTGCTGGCGCTGCCATCGACCGCCGCCGCCGCGCCGCTGCTGCAAGCCCGCATCGAGATTCAGGCGCCTGGTCAGGCCGCCATCAGCTTGCCGTTTGCCGACCGTGACCTTGGCCTGCTGACGCCTGGCACGCGTTTGCGCGTGGTCGTCGAGAACGGTGGTGAGGATTCGGTCGATGCCGGGATTGTGCATCTGCCCTTGAGCGGCCCGGCCACCCGCGTGTTTCCGCCGTTTGAAGGCGACAGCAACCGTCTGCCGCCCGGCACGCCGATCCAGATCAGCCGCTTTGAGCGCGAGTTCGAGGTGACGGCGCAGGGTGCGGCCGGCGCGCCGGAATGGCTGGCGCTGGTGGCCGCGCCAGCTGCCAGTGGCGCCATGCCGCGCCGTTTCGCGTTGCTCGATGCCTTGCGCAACAACCTTGCCGCACCGGCCGAGCGTGGCGCTTCGCTGGCGGCCGGGCACAATCCAGATCAAGCGCAGGTAGCGCGCGTCAGCTGGCGCGTGGCGACAGGAGGCGGGCAATGA
- a CDS encoding cobalt-precorrin-5B (C(1))-methyltransferase, with protein MKEKTAAERGTRTGFTTGACSAAAARAAVLGLVHGKVPEEIESLLPNGSRVTFAIHDGSCGDGRAHAMVVKFAGDDPDCTDGAHMTVDLRLLPGEAGVVSYVAGDGVGTVTMKGLGLEVGGPAINPVPRKNIADNLREAAPALLAEHGIEVTISVPDGQVMAKKTTNARLGILGGISILGTTGIVKPYSTAAWRASVVQGVQVAATAGYNLVALTTGGRTETFAMTTLRAERPELPSACFVQMGDFLRYALDEVVAQGIELVVMAVMVGKLTKIAQGETITHANRSEVDTDLVAEIARRIGATEEDCAAMAAAETARFGAELMVERGLGDAFHHALAQAAIDTLTAPDRYGRAFQLRVLVCDFSGVQVADVWSAPAEPHERPASAGRTGVDHLPET; from the coding sequence ATGAAGGAAAAAACGGCTGCCGAACGTGGCACCCGTACCGGTTTCACCACCGGCGCCTGTTCTGCCGCTGCGGCGCGCGCGGCGGTGCTGGGACTCGTCCATGGCAAGGTGCCGGAAGAAATCGAAAGCCTGCTGCCCAACGGCAGCCGGGTGACGTTCGCCATCCATGACGGCAGCTGCGGCGATGGCCGCGCGCACGCCATGGTCGTCAAGTTTGCCGGCGACGATCCCGATTGTACCGACGGCGCGCACATGACAGTCGATCTGCGCCTGCTGCCCGGTGAAGCCGGCGTGGTCTCGTACGTGGCCGGCGATGGCGTCGGCACCGTCACCATGAAAGGCCTCGGCCTGGAGGTGGGCGGTCCGGCCATCAATCCAGTCCCGCGCAAAAACATCGCCGACAACTTGCGCGAAGCCGCGCCGGCGCTGCTGGCGGAACACGGCATCGAAGTCACCATCAGCGTACCGGACGGCCAGGTGATGGCCAAGAAAACCACCAATGCCCGCTTGGGCATTTTGGGTGGCATCAGCATCCTCGGCACCACCGGCATCGTCAAGCCGTATTCCACCGCCGCCTGGCGCGCGAGTGTGGTGCAGGGTGTGCAGGTGGCCGCCACCGCCGGCTACAACCTGGTCGCACTGACTACGGGAGGACGCACCGAAACCTTCGCCATGACCACGCTGCGCGCCGAACGTCCCGAACTGCCGTCCGCCTGCTTTGTGCAGATGGGCGACTTCCTGCGCTATGCGCTCGATGAAGTGGTCGCGCAAGGCATCGAGCTGGTGGTGATGGCGGTCATGGTTGGCAAACTAACCAAGATCGCGCAGGGCGAAACCATCACCCACGCCAATCGCAGCGAGGTTGATACCGACCTGGTGGCGGAAATCGCCCGCCGCATCGGCGCCACAGAAGAAGACTGCGCCGCCATGGCCGCCGCCGAAACCGCGCGCTTTGGCGCAGAGCTGATGGTGGAACGCGGCCTGGGCGACGCCTTCCACCACGCACTGGCGCAAGCCGCCATCGACACGTTGACCGCGCCAGACCGCTATGGCCGCGCGTTCCAGCTGCGCGTGCTGGTGTGCGATTTCAGTGGCGTGCAGGTAGCGGATGTCTGGTCCGCGCCTGCCGAACCGCACGAACGTCCCGCCAGCGCTGGCCGCACCGGCGTCGATCACTTACCGGAAACCTAA
- a CDS encoding cobalamin biosynthesis protein → MSPAFTIGLGCDRGVLLETVREAVHAALAAAGAQPQQVVAAASITLKKDEVALLALAEENGWPLHFFEAEQLAAVDVPHPSETVRKYTGTPSVSEAAALLAAGPNTPMTALVVEKHKHKGTDGRNATVSIARKTP, encoded by the coding sequence ATGAGCCCAGCATTCACCATAGGCCTCGGCTGCGACCGCGGCGTGCTGCTGGAGACCGTGCGCGAAGCCGTGCATGCCGCGCTGGCCGCCGCCGGCGCGCAGCCGCAGCAAGTGGTGGCCGCCGCCAGCATCACGCTGAAGAAGGACGAAGTGGCGCTGCTGGCGCTGGCCGAGGAAAACGGCTGGCCGCTGCACTTCTTCGAAGCCGAACAACTGGCCGCAGTCGACGTGCCGCATCCATCCGAGACCGTGCGCAAGTACACCGGTACGCCATCGGTCAGCGAAGCGGCGGCGCTGCTGGCCGCCGGGCCGAATACGCCGATGACCGCGCTGGTCGTCGAAAAACATAAACACAAAGGGACGGACGGCCGCAACGCCACCGTCTCTATCGCAAGGAAAACACCATGA
- a CDS encoding (2Fe-2S) ferredoxin domain-containing protein, whose product MSDAVIKPKIGNYYRHILICTGPRCAQDGASQALFDSLGDKFKAAGLNEGELRVKRSRVSCFAACKGGPIMCVQPDGTWYYNVTPENMDRIIDDHLCNGKPVEELVFHQAGNTDFER is encoded by the coding sequence ATGAGTGACGCCGTCATCAAGCCGAAAATCGGCAATTACTACCGCCACATCCTGATCTGCACCGGCCCGCGCTGCGCCCAGGACGGCGCCTCGCAGGCGCTGTTCGACAGTCTGGGCGACAAGTTCAAGGCCGCCGGGCTGAACGAAGGCGAGTTGCGCGTCAAGCGCAGCCGGGTCAGCTGCTTTGCCGCCTGCAAGGGTGGTCCGATCATGTGCGTGCAGCCGGACGGCACCTGGTATTACAACGTCACGCCGGAAAATATGGACCGCATCATCGACGACCACCTGTGCAACGGCAAGCCGGTGGAAGAGCTGGTATTTCACCAGGCGGGCAACACGGATTTTGAGCGATAA